From Rickettsia endosymbiont of Ceutorhynchus obstrictus, a single genomic window includes:
- a CDS encoding type II toxin-antitoxin system RelE/ParE family toxin yields the protein MKKWTIEFINKVAEKEVKKLTYDLQADFLYVCELLIEFSPHNVGMPHTRNIEGKFWELRLRGKDNIARSIYYLAIDKKIVILHTFIKKTEKTPKAAILIAKTRLKEGCYEKL from the coding sequence ATGAAAAAATGGACTATAGAATTTATAAATAAAGTTGCAGAAAAAGAAGTAAAGAAGCTTACTTACGATCTGCAAGCCGATTTTTTATATGTATGCGAATTGCTTATTGAATTTAGCCCACATAATGTAGGGATGCCACATACAAGAAATATAGAAGGCAAATTTTGGGAATTAAGGTTACGTGGTAAAGATAATATAGCAAGATCAATATATTATTTAGCTATAGATAAGAAAATAGTTATATTGCACACATTTATCAAAAAAACGGAAAAAACCCCTAAAGCTGCCATTTTAATAGCTAAAACTAGATTAAAGGAAGGTTGTTATGAAAAACTTTGA
- a CDS encoding IS66 family transposase, with translation MNNVLSDRIIELEKLVELLEVTNQRLLQENKELKIKLIELEDRLNKNSSNSGLPSSKDIYRIEKKTRPKSDKNPGGQAGHKYNAYQIKTSDINVDIMPDEEICKCGGSLLLEEKYRTHQKIEIPIIKLVVTEYRLYRKVCSLCNRRYKAKLDNYRLLGKNAESIISSLSGFFNNSKREVQSILNQIFNLDISLGLISNTENRISVKLEDKYNELLNKIEESSYLHLDETSSSNKGSKHWCWVATNKAFTVFKLANSRGQKILESFLPEYEGKIISDRYAAYNMFDSSNRQICLAHLRRDFKRFAHSHNASLAKIGSDLLCVTDTIFRLYNLHKENKLDKPRYLTVMQKIKKIMLYYLQDVANTEYLQAQRVANNISKRSFQYITAINVSYVKTHRPYALY, from the coding sequence ATGAATAATGTTCTATCCGATCGAATTATAGAGTTAGAAAAGCTAGTAGAATTACTAGAAGTAACCAATCAACGGCTTTTACAAGAAAATAAAGAATTAAAGATTAAGCTAATAGAGTTGGAAGATAGGCTAAATAAGAATTCTAGCAACTCTGGTCTTCCTAGCTCTAAAGATATATACCGGATAGAGAAGAAGACAAGACCCAAGAGTGATAAAAATCCCGGGGGACAAGCAGGTCATAAATATAACGCTTATCAAATAAAAACGTCAGATATCAATGTTGATATTATGCCCGATGAAGAGATTTGTAAGTGCGGTGGTTCATTGTTATTAGAAGAAAAATATAGAACCCATCAAAAAATAGAAATTCCTATTATCAAGCTGGTTGTTACGGAATATAGGTTGTATAGGAAAGTATGCTCTTTATGTAATAGAAGATATAAAGCAAAACTAGATAATTACCGATTATTAGGGAAGAACGCTGAAAGTATAATTAGTTCTTTAAGTGGATTCTTTAATAATAGTAAGAGAGAAGTACAATCAATATTAAACCAAATATTTAACCTTGATATTAGTCTTGGCTTGATCTCAAATACGGAGAACAGAATATCAGTTAAGTTAGAAGATAAATATAATGAATTATTGAATAAAATTGAAGAAAGCAGTTACCTTCATTTAGACGAGACAAGTTCTAGTAATAAAGGTAGTAAACATTGGTGCTGGGTAGCTACGAACAAAGCTTTTACGGTATTTAAGCTAGCTAATTCAAGAGGACAAAAGATATTAGAAAGTTTTTTACCTGAATATGAAGGGAAAATAATAAGCGATAGATATGCGGCTTATAATATGTTTGACAGCAGCAATCGTCAAATATGTTTAGCTCATTTGCGTAGAGATTTTAAAAGATTCGCTCATAGTCACAATGCCTCTCTTGCTAAAATTGGTTCAGACCTTCTTTGCGTAACTGATACGATATTTAGGCTTTATAATTTACATAAAGAAAATAAGTTAGATAAACCTCGATATTTAACAGTAATGCAGAAAATTAAAAAGATTATGCTGTATTACTTGCAAGATGTCGCTAATACTGAATACTTACAAGCCCAAAGAGTAGCAAATAATATATCCAAAAGAAGTTTTCAATATATTACCGCAATAAATGTAAGCTACGTAAAAACACACAGGCCATATGCATTGTATTAA
- a CDS encoding MFS transporter produces the protein MKRLSHASFFYRETQNFLLTFNRKNITSLQFNKNVKKLLRYEKEQRSLTKEEKEAIGILSIGTFLEYFDLMLYVHMAVLLNELFFSPDNSFSDTLITSFAFCSTFIFRPVGALIFGWIGDSIGRKSTVIITAFLMAISCLIMANLSPYAKIGITASWLVTICRIIQGISSMGEIVGAELYLTETINPPIQYPAVALMSIFASVGSAVALGIASLVTSFDFNWRMAFWFGAGVALIGTTARTALRETPEFADAKRYMKKTLEKLNVDEKILQNNLIWNKKVNKKTILSFFLIQCIWPVCFYVAYIYCGNILKTSFGYIICYSLGL, from the coding sequence ATGAAGCGTTTAAGCCACGCTTCATTTTTTTATCGTGAAACGCAAAATTTTTTATTGACTTTTAACAGAAAAAATATAACTTCTTTGCAATTTAATAAAAATGTAAAGAAATTGTTAAGATATGAGAAAGAGCAAAGAAGCTTAACAAAAGAAGAAAAAGAAGCAATAGGTATTTTATCTATAGGTACTTTTTTAGAATATTTTGATCTAATGCTTTACGTACATATGGCGGTATTGCTTAATGAGCTATTTTTTTCTCCAGATAATTCTTTTTCTGATACTTTAATTACTTCTTTTGCTTTTTGTTCTACATTTATCTTTCGTCCTGTCGGTGCCTTAATTTTTGGTTGGATAGGGGATAGTATAGGTCGTAAATCTACAGTTATTATTACAGCTTTTTTGATGGCTATTTCTTGTCTTATTATGGCTAATTTATCTCCATATGCCAAAATAGGGATTACTGCCTCATGGTTAGTAACAATATGCCGTATTATTCAAGGTATATCGTCTATGGGAGAAATAGTCGGTGCAGAACTTTATTTAACTGAAACAATTAACCCTCCTATCCAATACCCAGCAGTCGCACTAATGTCTATTTTTGCCAGTGTAGGTTCTGCGGTTGCGTTAGGTATCGCTTCCCTAGTTACATCATTTGATTTTAATTGGCGTATGGCTTTTTGGTTTGGAGCAGGGGTTGCATTAATTGGGACAACTGCTAGGACAGCCCTTAGAGAAACACCAGAATTTGCAGACGCAAAACGATATATGAAAAAGACTTTGGAAAAGTTAAATGTAGATGAGAAAATATTACAAAATAACTTAATATGGAATAAAAAAGTTAATAAAAAAACTATTTTGTCATTCTTTTTAATACAATGCATATGGCCTGTGTGTTTTTACGTAGCTTACATTTATTGCGGTAATATATTGAAAACTTCTTTTGGATATATTATTTGCTACTCTTTGGGCTTGTAA